From the Ictalurus furcatus strain D&B chromosome 19, Billie_1.0, whole genome shotgun sequence genome, one window contains:
- the tigarb gene encoding fructose-2,6-bisphosphatase TIGAR B isoform X1 produces MLTFGLTLVRHGETQYNKDKLLQGQGIDTSLSEMGLRQADAAGQYLQDLRFTNAFVSNLQRAIQTAEIILKNNLHSADTVMVLDPLLRERGFGVAEGRPKEDLKNMANAAGKACRDFTPPGGETLEQVKTRFRKFLKSMFQRMLTDHCPSTCPSSSPELPESALPTIAGLANDGVENLRTHALVVSHGAFIRVAVRHLVDGLHCILPEGLRMSQVYSACPNTGMCRFVITLGMEDSVPRPVSLHCIFINRKDHLASLKDSSLSN; encoded by the exons ATGCTCACGTTTGGCTTGACACTCGTCCGACA TGGTGAAACCCAGTACAACAAAGACAAACTGCTGCAAG gtCAAGGTATTGATACTTCCTTGTCAGAAATGGGACTACGGCAGGCGGACGCTGCAGGCCAGTACCTGCAAGACCTTCGCTTCACCAACGCTTTTGTCAGCAATCTTCAGAGAGccatccag ACTGCTGAGATCATCCTGAAGAACAACTTGCACTCTGCTGACACGGTGATGGTGTTGGATCCTTTGCtcagagagagg GGATTCGGCGTGGCTGAGGGGCGGCCCAAAGAAGACCTGAAGAACATGGCGAACGCAGCAGGAAAGGCCTGCCGGGATTTCACACCACCGGGTGGAGAAACTCTCGAGCAG GTAAAGACACGTTTTCGCAAGTTCCTGAAGTCCATGTTCCAGCGCATGCTAACTGACCACTGTCCCAGTACGTGTCCCAGTTCTAGCCCGGAGCTTCCAGAATCGGCCCTGCCAACAATCGCAGGACTCGCCAATGATGGGGTTGAGAACTTGCGCACCCACGCGTTAGTGGTGAGCCACGGTGCCTTTATCCGCGTGGCAGTGCGTCACCTGGTGGATGGTCTGCACTGCATTCTGCCCGAGGGACTGAGGATGAGCCAGGTGTACTCAGCCTGCCCCAACACGGGCATGTGCAGGTTTGTCATCACACTCGGAATGGAAGACAGCGTCCCAAGACCTGTTTCGCTCCACTGCATCTTCATCAACAGGAAGGATCACCTCGCCAGCCTCAAAGACTCGAGCTTGAGTAACTAA
- the tigarb gene encoding fructose-2,6-bisphosphatase TIGAR B isoform X2: MHITRSGETQYNKDKLLQGQGIDTSLSEMGLRQADAAGQYLQDLRFTNAFVSNLQRAIQTAEIILKNNLHSADTVMVLDPLLRERGFGVAEGRPKEDLKNMANAAGKACRDFTPPGGETLEQVKTRFRKFLKSMFQRMLTDHCPSTCPSSSPELPESALPTIAGLANDGVENLRTHALVVSHGAFIRVAVRHLVDGLHCILPEGLRMSQVYSACPNTGMCRFVITLGMEDSVPRPVSLHCIFINRKDHLASLKDSSLSN, translated from the exons ATGCATATTACTAGAAG TGGTGAAACCCAGTACAACAAAGACAAACTGCTGCAAG gtCAAGGTATTGATACTTCCTTGTCAGAAATGGGACTACGGCAGGCGGACGCTGCAGGCCAGTACCTGCAAGACCTTCGCTTCACCAACGCTTTTGTCAGCAATCTTCAGAGAGccatccag ACTGCTGAGATCATCCTGAAGAACAACTTGCACTCTGCTGACACGGTGATGGTGTTGGATCCTTTGCtcagagagagg GGATTCGGCGTGGCTGAGGGGCGGCCCAAAGAAGACCTGAAGAACATGGCGAACGCAGCAGGAAAGGCCTGCCGGGATTTCACACCACCGGGTGGAGAAACTCTCGAGCAG GTAAAGACACGTTTTCGCAAGTTCCTGAAGTCCATGTTCCAGCGCATGCTAACTGACCACTGTCCCAGTACGTGTCCCAGTTCTAGCCCGGAGCTTCCAGAATCGGCCCTGCCAACAATCGCAGGACTCGCCAATGATGGGGTTGAGAACTTGCGCACCCACGCGTTAGTGGTGAGCCACGGTGCCTTTATCCGCGTGGCAGTGCGTCACCTGGTGGATGGTCTGCACTGCATTCTGCCCGAGGGACTGAGGATGAGCCAGGTGTACTCAGCCTGCCCCAACACGGGCATGTGCAGGTTTGTCATCACACTCGGAATGGAAGACAGCGTCCCAAGACCTGTTTCGCTCCACTGCATCTTCATCAACAGGAAGGATCACCTCGCCAGCCTCAAAGACTCGAGCTTGAGTAACTAA